In Elaeis guineensis isolate ETL-2024a chromosome 1, EG11, whole genome shotgun sequence, a genomic segment contains:
- the LOC140856119 gene encoding uncharacterized protein, protein MANPITMQGLEGLLDRLITVATRSRGSSRDSGSLNALQVAVKLDGPTTYLQWERSTRLLVQERGLEGYLTGTKKKPTNNEQDMAQWRMENSIVLAFLLNTMTPNVARSVQLLETAQEVWETVAQMFSQKQNSAQAFEIRSQLCQLRQGDLSITEYATELKQEERVQDFLYGLNPEYESVRVQLLTRDILPSLGQVFSTVLSEETRRRVTSDSNSSIRSTLTVQPQQVGEKVCFHCKKPGHIKAFCWDLHGRPNQPGRGSRGCDGRRSGGRTGGQNHVRGPAQANLSEETEGAIHSLSTEEYQTFRRMMEKYESSSNTTPSTLKQSSHQDEYLDSSLFAHSSTSYKLSHAFTCGTSNSWVIDSGASSHMTGAPNSFISYSPCSGHNKVRIADGSFTPVSGKGSIDCTPNLRLSSVLHIPSFPTNLLSISSVTRDLNCSVTFWPSHCLFQEQRTGKILGGGRMHNGLYYLSTDEKSMSSSLMGYALSAEGGTSELMLHHRRLGHIPFSILSRLFPSLSAKCNKNLLVCDHCELAKHTRAVFPISGIRSSQPFALIHSDVWGPCSTNTLKGHRWFVTFIDCFSRGTRSIVPPARYRYDITNYVSYKNVSSSYQSFIAALDSVCIPSTWQKAMAEPKWKEAMLEEMTALSKNQTWDLVTLPAGKHPVGCKCVYTIKQTPEGKLDVKNAFLHGDLQEEVYMQIPPGFETRATIGKVCKLKRSLYGLKQSPRSWFDRFSRTVKGMGYKQSNADDTLFYRHLKGKKTILLVYVDDINHRTVTDGGTPVDRERYQRLVGRLIYLSHTRPDIAYAVSVISQYMHDPRESHMERAFRVLRYLKGCPGHGLLFSQHNTFLVEGFTDADWAGSLDDRQSTSGYCTYVGDNLVTWRSKKQSVVARSSAEAEYRVMALGICELLWLQKLLQELQLLNKFPLRLYCDNKAAIEIVSNPIQHDRTKYIEIDRHFIKEKINQGQICITYIRSSDQVADILTKGLSSLSFSGLTDKMGLRDIFASS, encoded by the exons ATGGCCAATCCAATTACTATGCAAGGTCTTGAAGGTCTGCTGGATCGGCTTATTACAGTTGCCACTCGATCAAGGGGTTCGTCAAGAGATAGTGGATCGCTGAATGCTCTTCAAGTGGCTGTAAAACTTGATGGCCCAACGACATATTTACAATGGGAGAGGAGCACTCGTCTACTTGTACAAGAACGAGGATTGGAAGGATATCTCACCGGCACAAAGAAGAAACCTActaataatgagcaggatatggctcaatggagaatggagaactctattGTTCTAGCATTTCTTCTAAATACCATGACACCAAATGTGGCAAGAAGTGTGCAACTGCTGGAGACTGCACAGGAAGTCTGGGAGACGGTGGCCCAAATGTTCTCACAGAAACAGAATTCTGCTCAAGCATTTGAGATTCGTTCTCAATTGTGTCAGCTTCGTCAGGGAGATTTATCTATCACTGAATATGCCACCGAGTTGAAAC AAGAAGAACGGGTCCAGGACTTTCTATATGGTCTGAATCCAGAATATGAATCTGTCAGAGTTCAGCTCCTCACCAGAGATATTTTACCTAGTTTAGGTCAAGTTTTCTCTACTGTTTTAAGCGAGGAGACACGGCGACgagtgacttctgactccaatagTTCTATAAGATCAACCCTTACCGTACAGCCACAGCAAGTAGGTGAGAAGGtatgttttcattgtaaaaagccTGGGCACATTAAGGCATTTTGCTGGGATCTCCATGGCCGCCCAAATCAGCCTGGGCGTGGTAGTCGGGGCTGTGATGGTCGTCGTAGTGGTGGAAGAACTGGAGGACAGAATCATGTTCGTGGACCTGCCCAAGCCAATCTCTCTGAAGAGACCGAGGGTGCTATACACAGCTTATCTACAGAGGAGTATCAGACCTTCCGACGAATGATGGAAAAATATGAATCATCTTCTAACACCACACCTTCTACTCTGAAGCAGTCTAGCCACCAGGACGAATATCTTGATTCCTCTCTTTTTGCACACTCAAGTACTTCATATAAGTTATCACATGCATTTACTTGCGGGACATCTAACTCCTGGGTAATAGATTCAGGAGCATCCAGTCACATGACAGGGGCACCTAATAGTTTTATTTCATATTCACCATGTTCAGGACATAACAAGGTCAGAATAGCTGATGGATCTTTTACCCCTGTTTCAGGAAAAGGATCCATTGACTGTACTCCTAACttaagattatcatcagtattgcaTATTCCATCCTTTCCTACAAATTTACTCTCTATCAGCTCTGTTACTAGAGATTTGAACTGCTCTGTCACTTTTTGGCCTTCACATTGTCTATTTCAGGAGCAAAGAACGGGGAAGATACTTGGGGGTGGTAGAATGCACAATGGACTCTATTATCTATCAACTGATGAGAAAAGTATGAGCTCTTCTTTGATGGGGTATGCATTGTCTGCTGAAGGTGGCACTTCAGAACTTATGTTACATCATCGTAGGCTGGGTCACATTCCTTTTTCTATTCTTAGTCGTTTATTTCCATCTTTATCAgctaaatgcaataaaaatttgttagtttGTGATCATTGTGAATTGGCTAAACACACCAGAGCAGTATTTCCTATATCTGGAATTAGAAGTTCTCAACCTTTTGCTTTAATTCactctgatgtatggggaccatGTAGTACCAATACTCTCAAGGGCCATAGGTGGTTTGTTACCttcattgattgttttagtcga GGTACTCGCTCAATTGTTCCTCCTGCTCGTTACCGTTATGATATCACTAATTATGTTTCATATAAGAATGTATCTTCATCTTATCAAAGCTTTATAGCTGCATTAGACTCTGTCTGTATTCCTAGTACCTGGCAAAAGGCTATGGCAGAACCTAAGTGGAAGGAAGCAATGTTAGAAGAGATGactgctttatccaaaaatcagacgtgGGATCTGGTCACTCTGCCAGCTGGGAAGCATCCTGTAGGGTGTAAATGTGTGTACACTATAAAGCAGACTCCAGAAGGCAAG TTAGATGTGAAAAATGCATTTCTTCATGGAGATCTTCAGGAGGAAGTATACATGCAGATACCACCAGGATTTGAGACTAGAGCAACAATTGGAAAAGTCTGTAAGCTAAAGCGTTCACTTTATGGTCTTAAACAGTCTCCTCGATCCTGGTTTGATCGATTCAGTCGGACTGTAAAAGGAATGGGATATAAACAGAGTAATGCAGATGATACTCTATTCTATAGACATCTCAAGGGAAAGAAAACTATACTCttggtttatgttgatgatatt aatcatcgaaCAGTGACAGATGGTGGAACTCCTGTTGATCGAGAAAGATACCAACGGTTAGTTGGAAGGTTGATATATCTTTCACATACAAGACCCGACATAGCCTATGCTGTCAGTGTCATCAGTCAATACATGCATGATCCACGAGAATCACACATGGAGAGAGCTTTTAGAGTATTACGCTATCTGAAAGGATGTCCTGGTCATGGTTTGTTGTTCTCCCAACACAACACATTCCTGGTTGAGGGATTTACTGATGCAGATTGGGCTGGATCATTGGATGATAGGCAATCTACTTCTGGATATTGTACATATGTAGGGGATAATTTAGTTACCTGGAGAAGCAAGAAACAGTCAGTGGtggctagatcatcagcagaagctGAATATAGAGTAATGGCTCTAGGCATATGTGAACTTCTTTGGCTTCAGAAGCTGCTTCAGGAATTACAACTTCTAAACAAATTTCCTCTTCGGTTATATTGTGACAACAAAGCAGCGATTGAGATTGTAAGCAATCCGATACAGCATGATCGTACCAAATATATCGAGATTGACCGTCATTTTATCAAAGAAAAGATTAATCAGGGTCAGATCTGCATTACCTATATTCGGTCTTCTGATCAGGTGGCAGACATTCTAACCAAAGGGCTTAGCTCATTGTCTTTTTCTGGATTGACTGACAAGATGGGGCTTCGAGATATCTTCGcctcatcttga
- the LOC105032302 gene encoding disease resistance protein RGA2-like has protein sequence MAELLLSALIPIVKEKSVDYVLQQFGAMWGIKDDLEKLRRTLLRIQSVLRDAEERQVKEQAVKSWLAVLKDAAYDADDILDEFNYEVLWSKAKIQDDIGNKVRDFFSLHNPFLFRLIMGKNLKDIVERIDRIAAEGDQFGFRSTAQPHTESRTQTHSHVDESRVVGRLEDKEKIVKLLLQQYEKENLTVLPIYGMGGLGKTTLAQLVYGDPRVKNHFQKLIWVCVSEEFNVEKLVKSIIDTATGTKCDLPNMDLLQHRLREELSGKRYLLVMDDVWNEDPVRWDEFKDLLGSSREGSTILVTTRSEQVSRILRTVPPYSLSFLSDDDSWTLFRQRAFTPGAGERPELIEIGEGIVKKCGGLPLAVKALGSLMRTKKEVKDWVDIMKSEIWDIEFGEQRILAVLKLSYNHLPPHLKQCFAFCSIFPKDYEMEKDMLIQLWIANGFIPSEGRKELEVLGEEIFDELVWRSFFQDLRQRAYNYKFDHGYQSAATCKMHDLMHDLATSIMGSECAPLLETGHLEALPDNIRHLFVSGPRQLDIGKTLNKFPTIFTLLLPHTYLDMRTADLSKARSLKVLSLEYTNSIELPVKIRYLKHLRHLDLSGTDIAELPEATSELFNLQVLKLDYCEKLCKLPEAMRNMRSLRHLYIHQCDSLKHMPAGMGQLSSLKTLTKYIVGDDDAERGIRELKGLNLGGHLELYNLEKVRGTEDASEANLGSKQNLQSLALCWGVGVWLTGYYSVEAEDHSFDEEAEKAQNVLAALEPPSGLKMLVVWRYAGLRFPVWMMDRLDLLRNLVEIHLGSCRRCEHLPPLWQLPDLKVLSLCKIDSIKHLQSSGREGTVQPFPSLKHLRLDRMRGLESWWGEEGGDPAPPCFPLLVQIEIRDCPNLTSMPVLPSLRELAIKGNNKIPLESVLSHTTLSCLDIETSGANTSSETRSPSFPQASISSLKHMNSLESLSITGSEELRPLLEREDETRGFSSTLQFLGLNKCNWLFSRQLPSSPLEIWTNLTSLRRLTIRNCDALLFWPEEELQGLISLKSLEVRECQNLTGTSSAPESPSSMERGLAPHLEFIGIIDCKNLMELPKLPASLKSLYIDNCPNMKALTDQLGHLPALKRLYIRKCSGLTSLPQWLRHLTALENLILIECTSLTSLPEGKQGFTTLRRLEIKDCPQLTTLPAARQQRLPSLQILVIKGCPDLERRCKRGGEYWDLVSLLPAPEIGEQSREQPPSFCSSPCLDCFSPV, from the coding sequence ATGGCTGAACTACTTCTCTCGGCCTTGATACCAATTGTTAAGGAGAAGTCGGTGGACTATGTCCTCCAACAGTTTGGGGCGATGTGGGGCATTAAGGACGACCTGGAGAAGCTGAGGAGAACACTGCTCCGAATCCAGTCTGTGCTTAGAGATGCAGAGGAGAGGCAAGTTAAGGAGCAGGCAGTGAAAAGCTGGTTGGCAGTACTCAAGGATGCAGCCTATGATGCAGACGACATCCTGGATGAGTTCAATTATGAAGTTCTGTGGAGCAAGGCAAAAATTCAGGATGATATTGGGAACAAGGTACGCGATTTCTTTTCGCTACATAACCCTTTTCTGTTTCGGCTAATTATGGGGAAGAACTTGAAAGATATTGTGGAGAGGATAGATAGAATTGCAGCAGAGGGTGATCAGTTTGGATTTAGAAGCACAGCACAGCCACACACGGAGAGTAGAACACAAACCCACTCCCATGTTGATGAATCACGTGTCGTCGGTAGACtggaagataaagaaaaaatagtGAAGTTGCTGCTCCAACAATATGAGAAGGAGAATCTCACAGTCCTTCCCATATACGGCATGGGAGGGCTGGGTAAGACTACCCTTGCTCAACTGGTCTACGGAGACCCCAGGGTGAAGAACCATTTCCAAAAGCTCATATGGGTCTGCGTATCTGAAGAGTTTAATGTTGAAAAGCTGGTTAAATCAATCATAGATACAGCCACAGGCACAAAGTGTGATCTGCCGAACATGGATTTATTGCAGCACCGCCTTCGAGAAGAGTTGAGTGGGAAAAGGTATCTACTTGTCATGGACGACGTTTGGAATGAAGATCCAGTGAGGTGGGACGAATTCAAAGATCTGTTAGGATCTAGCAGGGAAGGCAGTACAATCCTTGTAACTACCCGTAGTGAGCAGGTCTCACGGATCTTGCGCACAGTTCCTCCTTATAGTTTATCATTTTTATCTGATGATGATTCCTGGACTTTGTTTAGGCAAAGAGCATTTACACCAGGAGCTGGAGAACGTCCAGAGCTGATTGAAATTGGCGAGGGGATCGTGAAAAAGTGTGGGGGACTACCGTTAGCAGTAAAGGCTCTAGGGAGTTTGATGCGCACCAAAAAAGAAGTAAAGGATTGGGTGGATATAATGAAAAGTGAGATTTGGGATATCGAGTTTGGTGAACAAAGAATCCTTGCTGTTTTGAAGTTGAGCTACAATCACTTGcctccacatttgaaacaatgTTTTGCCTTCTGCTCCATATTCCCCAAAGATTATGAGATGGAAAAAGATATGCTGATCCAACTGTGGATCGCTAATGGATTCATTCCATCTGAAGGAAGAAAGGAGTTGGAAGTTTTGGGTGAAGAGATCTTTGATGAACTGGTTTGGAGATCCTTCTTTCAGGACCTTCGGCAACGTGCTTACAACTACAAATTCGATCATGGATATCAAAGCGCAGCGACATGCAAGATGCATGACCTGATGCATGACCTTGCAACATCTATCATGGGGAGCGAATGTGCGCCGTTATTAGAAACTGGTCATTTGGAAGCATTACCTGATAACATCCGCCATTTGTTTGTATCTGGCCCTCGCCAATTGGACATTGGTAAGACCCTAAATAAATTCCCGACCATCTTCACACTCTTGCTGCCCCATACTTACTTGGATATGCGGACTGCTGATTTGTCCAAGGCCAGGTCCCTGAAAGTTTTAAGCTTGGAGTATACAAATTCTATAGAATTGCCGGTTAAGATAAGATATTTGAAACATCTAAGACACCTTGACCTCTCTGGGACTGATATTGCAGAACTTCCTGAAGCCACCAGCGAGCTTTTCAATCTACAGGTCCTTAAACTCGATTACTGCGAGAAATTATGTAAACTACCAGAAGCAATGAGAAATATGAGAAGCCTCAGGCACCTATATATACATCAATGCGATAGTTTGAAGCACATGCCAGCAGGTATGGGGCAATTAAGTTCCCTGAAGACGTTGACGAAGTACATTGTAGGTGACGACGATGCTGAGAGGGGCATAAGAGAGCTGAAGGGCCTAAATCTTGGTGGCCACCTTGAGCTCTATAACCTGGAGAAAGTGAGGGGCACGGAAGATGCTTCAGAGGCTAATCTAGGTTCCAAACAAAATCTACAGTCATTAGCATTATGTTGGGGAGTTGGGGTGTGGCTTACCGGCTACTATTCAGTAGAggcagaagatcattcttttgatgaAGAGGCAGAAAAAGCTCAGAATGTGTTGGCAGCGCTCGAACCTCCCAGCGGCTTGAAAATGCTGGTAGTATGGCGGTATGCAGGTTTACGCTTTCCTGTGTGGATGATGGACCGTCTTGATCTGCTCCGCAATCTGGTGGAGATCCATCTAGGATCCTGCAGACGCTGCGAGCATCTCCCACCACTATGGCAGCTGCCCGATCTTAAGGTCCTGTCCTTGTGTAAAATTGACTCAATCAAGCACCTTCAGAGCAGTGGAAGAGAGGGTACAGTGCAACCATTCCCTTCACTTAAACATCTACGGCTAGATAGAATGCGGGGCTTGGAGAGTTGGTGGGGAGAGGAAGGCGGAGACCCAGCACCACCCTGTTTTCCTCTGCTTGTCCAGATAGAAATCAGAGACTGCCCAAACCTGACTTCCATGCCAGTGCTTCCTTCTCTCCGCGAATTGGCAATAAAAGGAAATAACAAGATACCGTTGGAGTCTGTGCTCAGCCATACCACACTATCCTGCCTCGATATCGAAACCTCTGGTGCAAATACCAGCAGCGAGACACGGTCGCCGTCCTTTCCACAGGCAAGTATTTCATCATTAAAGCACATGAACTCTCTGGAATCGTTAAGCATCACAGGCAGCGAAGAGCTGAGGCCTCTGCTGGAGCGGGAGGATGAGACGAGGGGTTTCAGCTCAACCCTTCAATTTTTGGGCTTGAATAAATGCAATTGGTTGTTCTCAAGGCAGCTGCCATCATCACCGTTGGAAATTTGGACAAACCTTACTTCTCTCCGACGATTGACAATCAGGAACTGCGATGCTCTCCTATTCTGGCCAGAGGAGGAACTTCAAGGTTTAATTTCCCTGAAGAGCTTAGAAGTTAGAGAGTGTCAAAATCTGACTGGCACATCATCGGCACCAGAATCACCATCATCAATGGAACGAGGACTCGCACCGCACCTTGAATTCATAGGCATTATTGACTGCAAAAACCTGATGGAGTTGCCCAAGTTACCCGCATCTCTGAAGTCATTGTACATCGACAACTGCCCGAACATGAAGGCCTTGACAGACCAACTGGGACACCTCCCCGCTCTGAAGCGTCTCTATATCCGCAAATGTTCAGGTCTAACGTCTCTACCTCAGTGGCTGAGACACCTTACGGCACTTGAGAATCTGATCCTTATCGAATGTACCAGCTTAACATCTTTGCCGGAAGGGAAGCAAGGGTTCACTACTCTTCGGCGTCTGGAGATCAAGGACTGTCCCCAATTGACAACGTTACCAGCAGCCCGACAACAGCGACTCCCCAGCCTCCAAATACTGGTCATCAAGGGTTGCCCCGACCTGGAGAGACGAtgcaaaagaggaggagagtacTGGGATCTCGTGTCTCTCTTGCCAGCTCCAGAAATAGGAGAGCAGAGCAGGGAACAACCACCATCCTTCTGCAGCAGCCCTTGCTTGGACTGTTTCTCTCCTGTGTAA